The genomic DNA AATACGGACGATATATATATCATTGAAGCTTCCCCGGCTCTTGGAGCCCATGCCGGCTTAGGCACAATCGGCGCCGCATTTATAGGAGAACCGATAGGTTGACAGAATTACTAATTGTAATCGTCCTTAGCTATCTTGTAGGCTCCATTCCAAGCGCGATAATTGCGGCAAGATTAACAAGAGGTATCGACATCAGAGAGTATGGCAGCGGAAACGTTGGAGGCACTAACGCGCTCCGGACTCTCGGCTGGAAAATCGGAATGTCGGTGATGATATTTGATTTTGCGAAGGGCTGGTTCGCGGCATATTACATCGCTCAGTTAGGTTATACTAACGGAATTATCGATCCTCTTATGGTACAAATTCTTGCCGGAAGTTTTTCGATTATAGGGCATATTTATACGCTGTTCGCCGGATTTAAAGGTGGAAAGGGTGTCGGAACCGCTGCCGGTATGCTCCTTGCTCTTTACCCGATTGCTCTTCTGTTTTGTTTTGCGGTATTTGCTACAACCGTTGTAACAACGAAGTATGTTTCACTTGCTTCCATGCTCGGAGCTCTCACATTGCCAATAAGCTTATATATTCATGAGCAGTTTTTTGAAGGAGATATTGAAATTGCGCGATATGTATTCGCAGTCCTTATCGTGTTTTTAATTTTTTATACGCATCGAAGTAATATTCAACGATTGTTAAAAGGCGAAGAAAATAAATTCAGCGCCTACAAAGCCAGCTAGCTTTCTTTCTCTTTTTTTCCGGCGAATAATTTTAAGCCTGCTTTTTTCCAAATCACCTCAAAACCTTCAATAGATAGCCCTTTTCTATCCGTCATAAGTCCTATAGTTACAGTCTGACCGGGATTGACGAACCGCGGCAATGTTCCTCCCACCATAAAGACGTGCGCTAAATATCGCTGGGTCATCGTGTAATAATAGTACCGATCGGTTTTATAATCAAACTCAACGGCTTTTCCTGATTCATTGATAACATAAATGATGTATCTGTCGCCGGGAAGAGCAAATCCACCGCTTGTTCTTAACTCGAAAAAGAGTTTGATACCTTCTTCTTCGACTTCAAAAACAGCGTTATCATATGATTTTGGTATAAGAGATCGTCCGCATCCGGCAAGTAAAAAGAGCAGGACTATCAGTGAACATATTTTAATTAATTTATTTTGCCCGGTCTGCAACACATTCTTCGCATTGACAAAGTGACCTCAAAACATCGTATGAGAAGATACCCGAATCGTGCCTATCGGCCCAAACGGCCTGGATAGCATAATTCCCTACTTGACTCACCCCTACCAACTCGAACGCGTTTGGCGGGAGATTACTCGTATCTATTGTAGGAGTGGTTTTCCCCCATAAATGTCCCTCTCCTTTGCAAGCGGCGCACGGACACGCTGTGCGGAGAGTAACAAAATCTATATATGTCTCATGGTTATCTGACCAGTTAATGGCTAAATCATTTGGTAATATTTCAACATTTGTCGGTTCCATCTTAGTTGCCTTTCTTTAATACGATTTACTCTGAATATTTTACCATGAATATGCCGCAGGCGCGCTGCCGCCGGGACCCGGCCATATTTCATCTAATTTATTAAGAGATTCTTCAGTTAACTTTATCTCAATCGATTTTATTATTCCTGTCAATTGTTCCATATTCCGCGGTCCGATTATTGGTGAGGTGACGGCGTCGTTGTGTAGCAGCCAGGCTATCGCCACATCAGCAGGCGATTCACCCAACTCCTTACAAAACGCATAATAATCCTCAATATTCTTCTTTAACAATTTGATTTTTGAAACAGAAAAGTCATCGGCAGTTCGTGATTTTTTGTTTGCGTCGAAAGCATGACCGCCCAACAATCCACCATCAAGCGGACTCCAGGGGATTATTCCGATTCCGTGATCTTTAGCGGATGGCAGCACTTCAAGCTCCGGTAACCGGCAGCTTAAAGAATATTTATGTTGCTCTGAAATAATTCCCATAAAATTTCGTTTGGACGCAACGGACTGGGCTTTAGCAAGATCCCATCCCGCAAAATTACTGCTTCCTATATATAACACTTTCCCATCTTTAACGAGCTGCTCCATCGCTTCCCATATCTCTTCATATGGAGTAGAACGTTCCACATGATGCATCTGATACAGGTCAATTCTGTCAGTTTGGAGCCGTTGAAGACTTTCCTCACAAGCACGAATGATGTGGTATTTCGATAATCCGCTCTCGTTGGGATCTTTCCCCATCTCTCCGTAAACTTTGGTTGCCAGGACGATTTGCTTCCTTCTCACTTCGTCCTTTGCCAACCAGTTTCCTAATATTTTCTCCGTCAACCCTTCCCCCATTTTCCAGCCGTAAACATTTGCCGTATCAAAAAAGTTTATTCCTATTTCTAACGCTTTATCCATAATCGCATGGGATTCTTGTTCATCGGCAAATGGGCCGAAGTTCATTGTGCCGAGACAGAGCTTCGAGACCTTTAGACCGCTTCTTCCTAAATAACTGTATTCCATCATTTATCCTTCTTCATTTATTTTAAACTACTTAATCCCGGTCATAAATGCTGATGTCATTGGAGCCGCCGGACCGATTTTAGTTATGTCGCTAAAGCCAACATCAGACATCCAAGACCTTACCTCGCTTTCGCTGTAACATCTACCGCCGTTTGTAAGTCGCATCTGAACAGAAAAAATGGAGCCGTCTTCCGGTAACGTTTTATCTTCGTTTAATATGTGATCTTTAATAATAAGAATTCCGTCTTGGTCGAGTCCATCGAAAATTTTCCCTATCAATTTCAAATTAGTGTCATAATTCTCTTGATGAATGATATTAAAAAGAAGCGCACAATCATATGAAGAAGGAAAGTCGTCAACGTTATAATCACCTTCAACATATTTTATCCTATCGGAAAACGGATATTCAATTCCTATTTTCTTTGTTATACCGATGGTTTTCGGAAGATCAAAAAGAATGATATTCAGGTTCGAATACTTTTTTGCCAGTTCAAAAGAATAGGTACCCGGTCCGCATGCGACATCAAGAAGATTGTTCTGTTTTGATAAATCAATAAGACGAGCAGTGGTATCAGCGTCTCCTCTTGACAGAGCATAATTATGCATTGCCTTAATGAAATCATCCCATTCTTTATCGTGCTGTTTTTCAATGTATGGCTTGGATTTAGGCTTACCCTCTTTTATTGATGCAGACAACTTTCCCCACGCATCCCAGGAATTTCCAGTAAACAGTATAATATCTCCAATATAAGAATCCGAGTCTTTCATTAGGTATTGAACCGCGGCATCAGTGTTCCTATAAATATCATCATTCTTGTCGAGAAATTTCATTGATACAAGAGAGTTAAGGATTGTCTCGGTATATCGAGAATCAGTGCCGCATCTATCTGCAACGTCTTCTGCATTTGCAGGGTTAGCGTTTATTTTATCAAATATACCTATGTCAACCGCTGAAAATAATATTCTCGTTTTCTGATAACCGTCAACGATTTTTAATAGTTCACTAAATTCCAAATAAATAACCTTAAAATTATAAAGCGAATTTAATGAATACTAAATGAAGATTCAATACGGGATAAAATAAATGGCGGTGGCTTCTTTCGAAACCACCGCATTTTTTTCGGTAGGTGTTTTCTGTAGGTGTTAGGTGAAGTCTTTCGTTATCTTAAACAGTCCCCATACGTATTTCTGTTTATATTCAATATCTTTATCATTACATAGTTATAGACGGTAAATCTGCAATAAAGTTTCATAATTTATATACATTAGCCAATTAATTCGGTCGATTCGGCATCTAAGCCCAGTAAATATCTAACATCTTTTTCAACTACCTTATCTTTCTCAGGATAGACACCCAAAAAGGTTTTATATATCTTCCCTTTTCTGGTGATGAGAAAGTTAGTCGGAAATCCATAAATTCCCCCAAATGCGTCCATAACTTCATCATCTCCAATAAGAACATGATAGTCCATCTTCAATTTATCAATTGTCGGCTGTATATCTTCCTGGCTGCCTGATTGAACAGCAATACCCACAATTTCGAATCCGTCATCTTTATATTTATGACCCATCTCCACCATTGATGGAATTTCAAATAGACAAGGACCGCACCATGTTGCCCAAAAATCCACGAAAACTACCTTGCCTTCTAATGATTTCGAATCAAAATGGCTACCGTCAAGGTATGAGAGTTCGAAATGAGGCATATCTTTTAGGTCAGGACTGTCAAGGGAGATGACCTCTGCTTGTATTTTACTTTTATTTTCGTTGGATGAACAAGAAACTAAAGTAAGAAAACTCATCGCAAACATTATCAATATATTAATTCTAATCAATCTATAACTCCATTACTTCTATTATCAAAGTATAATTTTTTATATTAAGTACACCGTTAATATGAAGAATGCTCACAGTAACGGATGTATGGGAAATTACTATTTCAGATAATTAGCTTTCTTTTTTGGTATCTGAGGGAGTATCCGTAAAGTGACTAAATGCTTTTAAGAATTCTATTGGCAGAGGAAAAATTAAAGTGGAATTGTTTTCAGCCGCCACTTCAGTCAGAGTTTGCAGATACCGAAGCTGGAGGGCTGCCGGTTGCGTACCAAGTATTTCAGCTGCTTTAGCAAGTTTTTCCGATGCCTGATATTCTCCTTCCGCATGAATAATCTTTGCTCTTCTATCTCTTTCAGCTTCAGCCTGCTTAGCCATTGCGCGTTGCATTTCTGAAGGAAGATCGACGTGCTTGAGTTCTACCAGGCTGACCTTTACGCCCCAGGGGTCGGTCTGATCATCCACGATTGTTTGGAGTTGTTCGTTAATTGATTCTCTTTTGGAAAGCAGGTCATCCAGCTCAACCTGCCCGAGTATGCTCCGCAAAGTAGTCTGAGCAAGCTGACCGGTAGCAAAAAGATAATCTTCCACATTTACTATGGCTTTTACCGGATCAACAACCCTGAAATACAAAACGGCGTTTACTTTTACTGAAACGTTATCCTTTGTTATAATATCCTGAGTCGGAATATCCATTGTTATTACCCGAAGACTTACCTTAACCATCTTATCAATAAGAGGAATCAGGAATATCAATCCGGGTCCCTTTGCCCCGAGTAT from Candidatus Neomarinimicrobiota bacterium includes the following:
- the plsY gene encoding glycerol-3-phosphate 1-O-acyltransferase PlsY; protein product: MTELLIVIVLSYLVGSIPSAIIAARLTRGIDIREYGSGNVGGTNALRTLGWKIGMSVMIFDFAKGWFAAYYIAQLGYTNGIIDPLMVQILAGSFSIIGHIYTLFAGFKGGKGVGTAAGMLLALYPIALLFCFAVFATTVVTTKYVSLASMLGALTLPISLYIHEQFFEGDIEIARYVFAVLIVFLIFYTHRSNIQRLLKGEENKFSAYKAS
- a CDS encoding DUF971 domain-containing protein → MEPTNVEILPNDLAINWSDNHETYIDFVTLRTACPCAACKGEGHLWGKTTPTIDTSNLPPNAFELVGVSQVGNYAIQAVWADRHDSGIFSYDVLRSLCQCEECVADRAK
- a CDS encoding aldo/keto reductase, encoding MEYSYLGRSGLKVSKLCLGTMNFGPFADEQESHAIMDKALEIGINFFDTANVYGWKMGEGLTEKILGNWLAKDEVRRKQIVLATKVYGEMGKDPNESGLSKYHIIRACEESLQRLQTDRIDLYQMHHVERSTPYEEIWEAMEQLVKDGKVLYIGSSNFAGWDLAKAQSVASKRNFMGIISEQHKYSLSCRLPELEVLPSAKDHGIGIIPWSPLDGGLLGGHAFDANKKSRTADDFSVSKIKLLKKNIEDYYAFCKELGESPADVAIAWLLHNDAVTSPIIGPRNMEQLTGIIKSIEIKLTEESLNKLDEIWPGPGGSAPAAYSW
- a CDS encoding methyltransferase domain-containing protein, giving the protein MEFSELLKIVDGYQKTRILFSAVDIGIFDKINANPANAEDVADRCGTDSRYTETILNSLVSMKFLDKNDDIYRNTDAAVQYLMKDSDSYIGDIILFTGNSWDAWGKLSASIKEGKPKSKPYIEKQHDKEWDDFIKAMHNYALSRGDADTTARLIDLSKQNNLLDVACGPGTYSFELAKKYSNLNIILFDLPKTIGITKKIGIEYPFSDRIKYVEGDYNVDDFPSSYDCALLFNIIHQENYDTNLKLIGKIFDGLDQDGILIIKDHILNEDKTLPEDGSIFSVQMRLTNGGRCYSESEVRSWMSDVGFSDITKIGPAAPMTSAFMTGIK
- a CDS encoding TlpA family protein disulfide reductase, producing MIRINILIMFAMSFLTLVSCSSNENKSKIQAEVISLDSPDLKDMPHFELSYLDGSHFDSKSLEGKVVFVDFWATWCGPCLFEIPSMVEMGHKYKDDGFEIVGIAVQSGSQEDIQPTIDKLKMDYHVLIGDDEVMDAFGGIYGFPTNFLITRKGKIYKTFLGVYPEKDKVVEKDVRYLLGLDAESTELIG
- a CDS encoding slipin family protein, whose amino-acid sequence is MTAQIVLILILAILFISSALKVVREYDRGVIFRLGRILGAKGPGLIFLIPLIDKMVKVSLRVITMDIPTQDIITKDNVSVKVNAVLYFRVVDPVKAIVNVEDYLFATGQLAQTTLRSILGQVELDDLLSKRESINEQLQTIVDDQTDPWGVKVSLVELKHVDLPSEMQRAMAKQAEAERDRRAKIIHAEGEYQASEKLAKAAEILGTQPAALQLRYLQTLTEVAAENNSTLIFPLPIEFLKAFSHFTDTPSDTKKES